TTTATCGGGTTTTTCGCTTGTTGACTATGTTGCATTAAGCATACTAATCCGTAGTTTACGGATTTTATAAGCATGTCATTTAAACCTACCATATGTTAGGGCGCCTAGTTATCGCTGTAAACTTCAATTCTGAAGTAAATCTGTCATGCTATACTATATGCAGGGGTATTCAAAGCATCTTTTGTTGGCACACCTTTTCGACAAGCCGTGCTTTTTAGGGTTGCTTGCAGTACAGGTAATTCATCAATATTCGTTATTATCACAATTCTATGTAATCCAGACAATCATTGTATGACATTTGGTTGTTGAACTCAGACATTTGTATTCTAGTTcagaaattttatttaattttatgacaGATCCCAAAATTACTTTTTTCATATAGGCTAATGACATAGCTGATTTTCATGCTAATACACATATCCCAATTGTTGTTGGAGCTCAAATGCGGTATGAAGTCACGGGTGATCCGCTTTATAAGGTGAGTTCTTTATGCTCATTGTCGATTaccgatatatatatatatatatatatgggaagggatcaaattacaccggtgtaacatttgagtaatgttacaccgctttatcgaattgaaattttacaaaatccaccgttggattgaaagattatatcatatagatcatccatgttaaattttacaaaaatctaaaatcgtttgatatgtttttgagactcgaaaaaattaatggtttatgcgtttttattgaacaccgttaatcttgatcaatctcaaaaacatatcaaacaattttaaatttttgtaaaatttaacatggatgatctatataatataatctttcaatccaacgatggattttgtaaaatttcaattcgttaaagcgttattgagcagtgtaacattactcaaatgttacaccggtgtaatttgatatatatatatatatatatatatatatatatgtttcactaagttttaagaaaattatgtttattttcaattttaatgttttgggAGTATAACTTGAGGATAATAATCATTCAAACGCCCCTATCCACCACgcctttcaatttttctaagattttttcttttgtttttgtgtattAGGAAATTGGGACGTTCTTTATGGACCTTGTAAACTCTTCTCACAGTTATGCAACTGGAGGGACATCAGTCAGTGAATTCTGGTATTGAGATTTCAGCAACATTAGTTTCATTTAATATGCATTTAAAATTATCCATGGAACTTGTTTTCTTAAAGGTCATAAAGTAGAAAGTTTCCGTTCCTTTATTTTATGATAACCAGTTCCAAACATCTTTATGAAAAAGTCGCTTACTTCAATTTTTGTGTAGGAGTAATCCAAAGAGAATAGCAGACAACCTAAAATCAGTTGAGACTGAAGAATCTTGCACAACATATAATATGTTGAAGGTACAACAAATCACTCACAACTACATGGTTATTCATtggtattatatatattttatgatttgtGGTTGAATATGTGTTAGTTGATATTCAGGGATGAATCTTAGTTTATTTCTGTTGAAGAATTTATGTAGCCAGACAATGATTTCAGGTTTCACGGCACCTGTTCAGATGGACCAAGGAAGTCACTTATGCAGATTATTACGAGCGCGCCTTAACGAATGGTGTACTCGGCATTCAAAGAGGAACAGATCCTGGAGTGATGATTTATATGCTTCCTCTAGGTGTTGGGGTTTCCAAAGCTATAACTTACCATCACTGGGGAACACCATTTGATTCTTTCTGGTGCTGCTATGGAACAGGTAGgtatttgcttatatatgagacggagggagtaatattgtTTGTAAACTCTTCTATTCTCTTACTGTTGTGCCgttctcaatttatttttcctttttccttAGGAATTGAATCATTCTCAAAGCTGGGAGATTCTATCTATTTTGAGGAGGAAGGGAATAGTCCTAGTCTATACATCATTCAGTACATATCAAGTTCATTTAATTGGAAATCTGGGAAAGTTTTGCTCACTCAGACAGTTGTTCCAGCTTCTTCGTCGGACCCGTACCTACGAGTTACGTTTACCTTCTCTCCTAATGAGGTACCTATTACATTGCCTTATGGCATCTCGTTGTTTCAAATTTTTACGTTTTAATTAAGAAACCAACAAAACATGTAGCATAAGATCTTCATTTCAAAACTCGATTTCTGCAGAAAACTGGTACTTTGTCAACGTTGAACTTTCGTCTACCATCTTGGACTCACGCTGATGGTGCAAAGGCGATATTGAATGCTGAAACTTTATCTCTTCCAGCTCCAGGTCTGAATCTATCTTTACTTACCTTATCTAACGCGGATAGATGCTGGAATGTTTAATAATCTAGAATAAGAAGATGAAAATGAACAAGTACTTAAGTTAGGACACACAAACTATCATGCAGAGTAGTAAACTATACATGTTTGTGTATTTAATAACAGAAAATATTAACACTTGCAACATGAAATTAATGTTTTATTGTCTGGATCTTTAGGGAATTTCTTGTCAATCACACGACAGTGGAGTGCCAGTGACAAGCTGACCCTTCAGTTTCCTATTACCATCAGAACAGAAGCCATAAAAGGTAGCTTTGCAAGATAATCTATGAAAGAATATGTGTGCGCGCACGCATGCGTGTATGTATATTTCATGAAAGAAAGTGTTTACATTACTAATATTGtgttttcaaattaaaattcagATGAAAGACCTGAATATGCATCTGTTCAAGCAATTCTTTACGGACCATATCTACTCGCCGGTCATACCACTAGCAATTGGGACATTAAAGCCGGAACCGATTGGATTACTCCGATTCCTTCCAGTTACAATAGTCATTATGGAGTAGCTTCAAGTCGGAGTTCTAGCTTTTTACTATAAATTTCTGGA
This portion of the Trifolium pratense cultivar HEN17-A07 linkage group LG3, ARS_RC_1.1, whole genome shotgun sequence genome encodes:
- the LOC123918515 gene encoding uncharacterized protein LOC123918515, producing the protein MRNVISQYTVTRHYQSLNEETGGMNDVLYRLYILTGYSKHLLLAHLFDKPCFLGLLAVQANDIADFHANTHIPIVVGAQMRYEVTGDPLYKEIGTFFMDLVNSSHSYATGGTSVSEFWSNPKRIADNLKSVETEESCTTYNMLKVSRHLFRWTKEVTYADYYERALTNGVLGIQRGTDPGVMIYMLPLGVGVSKAITYHHWGTPFDSFWCCYGTGIESFSKLGDSIYFEEEGNSPSLYIIQYISSSFNWKSGKVLLTQTVVPASSSDPYLRVTFTFSPNEKTGTLSTLNFRLPSWTHADGAKAILNAETLSLPAPGNFLSITRQWSASDKLTLQFPITIRTEAIKDERPEYASVQAILYGPYLLAGHTTSNWDIKAGTDWITPIPSSYNSQLVSFSQDFQNSTFVITNSNQSLTMQNLPAPGTDIARYATFRLIPKDATNILVMIEPFHLPGTIISHQEPNQPLTVVDSSKAGPSSVFLVVPGLDGRNQTISLQSQSNKDCYMHSDMTSGSAVKLSCKSNSEASFNQATSFVSGKGLRQYNPISFVAKGANQNFLLEPLFNFRDEQYTVYFKMATPINLPSNSVAKA